A window of the Halichoerus grypus chromosome 2, mHalGry1.hap1.1, whole genome shotgun sequence genome harbors these coding sequences:
- the FOXI1 gene encoding forkhead box protein I1 has translation MSSFDLPAPSPPRGSPQFPSIGQEPPEMSLYYENFFHPQGMPSPQRPPSFEGGGEYGATPNPYLWLNGPAMTPPPYLPSTNTSPFLPQAYGVQRQLLPGMSGLGGGDLGWLPIPSQEELMKLVRPPYSYSALIAMAIHGAPDKRLTLSQIYQYVADNFPFYNKSKAGWQNSIRHNLSLNDCFKKVPRDEDDPGKGNYWTLDPNCEKMFDNGNFRRKRKRKSDVSSSLASEKTENSLLEGSPKTGEAQDILDCASPGTTGSAEKQSSPPPPGTPCLNSFLSTMTAYVSGSSPVSRPVATPGLSPEPTDKMGQNVLNFSSYTPLTNLSGHGGGGEWANPMPTNALGYGGPVLNQFSPHFYNSINTSSILYPREGTEV, from the exons ATGAGCTCCTTCGACCTCCCGGCACCCTCCCCACCTCGCGGCAGCCCCCAGTTCCCCAGCATCGGCCAGGAGCCCCCCGAGATGAGCCTTTACTATGAGAACTTCTTCCACCCACAGGGCATGCCCAGCCCTCAGCGGCCCCCTTCCTTTGAGGGGGGCGGCGAGTACGGGGCCACCCCCAACCCCTACCTCTGGCTCAACGGGCCGGCCATGACTCCGCCACCCTACCTGCCCAGCACCAACACCAGCCCCTTTCTGCCCCAGGCCTACGGTGTGCAGAGGCAGCTGCTGCCCGGCATGTCTGGGCTGGGGGGCGGCGACCTGGGCTGGCTGCCCATCCCCTCGCAGGAGGAGCTGATGAAGCTGGTGCGGCCCCCCTATTCCTACTCGGCTCTCATTGCCATGGCCATCCACGGGGCGCCCGACAAGCGCCTCACCCTCAGCCAGATCTACCAGTACGTGGCCGACAACTTCCCCTTCTACAACAAGAGCAAGGCCGGCTGGCAGAACTCCATCCGCCACAACCTGTCTCTCAATGACTGCTTCAAGAAGGTGCCCCGTGATGAGGACGACCCGG GCAAAGGGAATTACTGGACCCTGGACCCCAACTGTGAGAAGATGTTCGATAACGGAAATTTccgcaggaagaggaagagaaaatcggATGTTTCCTCCAGCCTGGCCTCCGAGAAGACGGAGAACAGCCTCCTGGAGGGCAGCCCCAAGACCGGGGAGGCCCAGGATATCTTGGACTGTGCTTCACCGGGGACCACCGGCTCTGCAGAGAAgcagtcctcccctcccccgccgggCACCCCCTGCCTCAACAGCTTCCTCTCCACCATGACAGCCTATGTGAGCGGGTCCAGCCCAGTGAGCCGTCCTGTGGCCACACCaggactgagccctgagcccaCTGACAAGATGGGGCAGAACGTGCTGAACTTCAGCTCCTACACCCCACTCACCAACCTCAGCGGCCACGGGGGTGGGGGCGAATGGGCCAACCCCATGCCCACCAACGCTCTCGGCTATGGAGGCCCTGTCCTCAACCAGTTCAGCCCTCATTTCTACAACAGCATCAACACAAGCAGCATCCTCTACCCCAGGGAGGGCACCGAGGTCTAG